The following coding sequences are from one Veillonella rodentium window:
- a CDS encoding transketolase: protein MAALTQDVKQLVQEKAKAIRVSIIQSVTAAKSGHPGGSLSIADVMALLYYVEMNVDAKNPKNPDRDRFVLSKGHAAPALYATLAEKGYFPKEELLNLRKINHMLQGHPDMKHTPGVDMSTGSLGQGISAACGMALAGKIDNADYRVYSILGDGELEEGQVWEAAMFAGHYKLNNLTAFVDFNGLQIDGDITKVLSPLPIPEKFKAFNWNVIEVDGHNLDELHDAIEAAKAFIEGPTCIVMHTVKGKGVGEMEGQAGWHGKAPSAEQGTEFVNEIMGVQ from the coding sequence ATGGCTGCATTAACACAAGATGTTAAACAATTAGTTCAAGAGAAAGCAAAAGCTATTCGCGTTAGTATTATACAGTCTGTTACGGCTGCCAAATCAGGGCATCCCGGAGGTTCTTTATCTATCGCTGATGTAATGGCATTGCTTTATTATGTAGAGATGAATGTGGATGCTAAAAATCCTAAGAATCCTGATAGAGACCGCTTTGTATTGTCTAAAGGGCATGCGGCACCCGCCTTGTATGCGACATTGGCGGAAAAGGGATATTTTCCGAAAGAGGAGCTCCTCAATCTTCGGAAAATCAATCATATGTTACAGGGCCATCCGGATATGAAACATACACCGGGCGTAGATATGTCTACGGGTTCTTTGGGGCAGGGGATATCTGCAGCCTGTGGCATGGCTCTAGCCGGTAAAATCGATAATGCTGATTATCGTGTTTATTCCATTCTCGGGGACGGTGAACTCGAAGAGGGGCAAGTATGGGAAGCGGCTATGTTTGCCGGCCATTATAAGCTTAACAATCTGACTGCTTTTGTCGATTTTAACGGATTACAAATTGATGGAGATATTACAAAGGTATTGTCTCCATTGCCGATTCCTGAAAAATTTAAAGCTTTCAACTGGAATGTAATCGAGGTGGATGGTCATAATCTCGATGAACTGCATGATGCCATCGAAGCGGCAAAGGCCTTCATAGAAGGACCTACATGTATCGTAATGCACACCGTAAAAGGTAAGGGCGTCGGAGAAATGGAAGGTCAAGCCGGCTGGCACGGCAAGGCTCCGAGTGCTGAACAAGGTACGGAGTTTGTGAATGAAATTATGGGGGTGCAATAA
- a CDS encoding transketolase family protein, which translates to MGKATREAYGNALARIGKANQNIIVLDADLSKSTKTDTFKTACPERFFNVGIAEQNLISVGAGLAAAGKIPFVSSFAMFATGRAFEQIRNAVCYPKLNVKVCATHAGITVGEDGATHQSLEDISCMRTLPNMTVVVPADERETKSVIEWAAAYEGPVYVRLGRAGVEDVTAEGYTFEPGRSAMLADGFDVTIIACGALVGPALEAVKILGQSNVSARVINMASIKPIDADAIVKAAAETGAIVTAEEHNIIGGLGSAVAEVVVANNPVPMEFVGVQDTFGESGTPKELMVKYGLSADDIVAAAKRVIARK; encoded by the coding sequence ATGGGTAAAGCAACACGTGAAGCATATGGCAATGCACTGGCTCGCATTGGCAAAGCCAATCAGAATATTATCGTTTTAGATGCGGATTTATCTAAATCTACCAAGACCGATACATTTAAAACGGCATGCCCTGAACGTTTCTTCAATGTGGGAATTGCGGAACAGAACTTGATTTCCGTCGGTGCCGGATTGGCTGCGGCAGGAAAGATTCCGTTTGTATCTTCCTTTGCTATGTTTGCGACGGGACGTGCGTTTGAGCAGATTCGAAACGCTGTATGTTATCCGAAACTCAATGTGAAAGTATGTGCCACTCATGCGGGAATTACCGTTGGTGAAGACGGGGCGACTCATCAGAGTTTAGAAGATATTTCCTGTATGCGTACATTGCCTAATATGACAGTTGTCGTTCCGGCTGATGAACGGGAAACGAAATCTGTTATTGAATGGGCTGCGGCTTATGAAGGACCTGTATATGTTCGCTTGGGTCGTGCCGGTGTAGAGGATGTAACGGCGGAAGGGTATACATTTGAACCGGGTAGATCTGCAATGTTGGCTGATGGATTCGACGTAACTATCATCGCATGCGGCGCTTTAGTCGGACCTGCACTTGAGGCGGTTAAAATATTAGGTCAGTCCAATGTATCGGCTCGTGTTATCAATATGGCATCTATTAAACCTATCGATGCTGATGCTATTGTAAAAGCAGCTGCTGAAACCGGTGCTATCGTGACTGCGGAAGAGCATAATATCATCGGTGGCCTCGGTTCTGCCGTGGCGGAAGTTGTAGTGGCTAATAATCCGGTACCTATGGAATTCGTCGGTGTTCAAGATACGTTTGGGGAGAGCGGGACACCAAAAGAATTGATGGTAAAATACGGTTTGTCCGCAGATGATATTGTGGCAGCAGCAAAACGTGTAATCGCTCGTAAGTAA
- the ftsE gene encoding cell division ATP-binding protein FtsE — MIEFKNVSKVYDNGSTALDDVCLTINDGEFVLICGHSGAGKSTLFKLLTHEVVPDSGTVLVDEFDVTRMKRSKIPKLRRKLGVVFQDFRLLPNKTVSENIAFALEVIEEKPKMIREKVSHVLELVGLTDKANDMPEDLSGGEQQRVAIARAIVNRPTVLIADEPTGNLDPTTSRDIVDLFKHINNFGTTVIMVTHNMDIVSYLNKRVIRLKDGRVQSDNMRGAEVNEA, encoded by the coding sequence ATGATTGAATTTAAGAATGTTAGTAAAGTTTATGATAATGGTTCCACTGCATTAGATGACGTTTGCTTGACGATTAATGACGGCGAATTTGTGCTTATTTGCGGTCACAGCGGTGCAGGGAAATCGACATTATTTAAATTATTAACTCATGAAGTCGTACCGGATTCGGGTACTGTTCTTGTAGATGAGTTTGATGTTACGCGCATGAAACGCAGTAAAATTCCGAAGTTGCGTAGAAAACTGGGCGTAGTATTCCAGGACTTCCGTCTTTTACCTAATAAGACGGTATCTGAAAATATCGCCTTCGCTCTCGAAGTAATCGAGGAAAAACCAAAGATGATCAGAGAAAAAGTGAGTCATGTTCTTGAATTGGTGGGTTTGACTGATAAGGCGAATGACATGCCGGAGGATTTATCCGGCGGAGAGCAGCAACGTGTTGCAATCGCTCGAGCTATTGTCAATCGTCCGACCGTTCTTATTGCTGATGAACCGACAGGAAATTTAGACCCTACAACAAGTCGGGATATTGTAGATTTATTTAAACATATCAATAATTTCGGCACTACTGTTATTATGGTTACTCATAATATGGATATTGTTTCGTACTTAAATAAGCGTGTTATCCGTCTTAAAGATGGTCGTGTACAGAGTGATAATATGAGAGGTGCAGAAGTTAATGAAGCCTAG
- the ftsX gene encoding permease-like cell division protein FtsX, with the protein MKPRTLKYFFKEALKSMKRNGLMTLASISTVALSLFMLGVFLCGVINLNNMASSLENQVQLSVYLKDGLTTDQIMAVGKQIKAIPNLKHLEFVNKEQAMKEFKERLGDQQQLVNALGGVNPLPNSYVLTFDNPNDVKTTAKLVTTFQGVESTHYGQDIVEELFRITQVIRIGGIVLIAFLAAATLFIISNTIRLTVFARRKEIAIMKYVGATNGFIRWPFLIEGMLLGFIGAIIAVLCVGEFYHFISMEVSESLAFFPLVPMFPFFYDVALYILGGGIVVGAIGSTISLKQYMKV; encoded by the coding sequence ATGAAGCCTAGAACATTAAAATACTTTTTCAAAGAAGCCCTCAAGTCGATGAAGCGCAATGGATTAATGACGTTGGCATCTATCTCGACGGTGGCATTGTCCTTATTCATGCTCGGTGTTTTCCTTTGTGGTGTTATTAACTTGAACAATATGGCATCCAGCTTGGAAAATCAGGTGCAGCTAAGTGTATACCTTAAGGACGGTCTGACAACTGATCAGATTATGGCTGTGGGAAAACAGATAAAGGCGATTCCGAATTTGAAACATTTGGAATTTGTAAATAAAGAACAGGCCATGAAGGAATTTAAGGAACGTTTGGGGGACCAGCAACAGCTGGTAAATGCTTTAGGTGGGGTAAACCCGTTACCTAATTCGTATGTATTGACCTTTGATAACCCGAATGATGTAAAGACGACCGCTAAACTGGTGACAACCTTCCAAGGGGTTGAAAGTACGCATTACGGACAAGATATTGTGGAGGAGTTATTCCGCATCACTCAAGTTATCAGAATCGGTGGCATCGTATTGATTGCTTTCCTGGCGGCTGCTACATTGTTCATCATTTCCAATACAATTCGCCTTACCGTATTTGCACGTCGTAAAGAAATCGCCATCATGAAATACGTAGGGGCTACGAATGGTTTTATTCGTTGGCCGTTTTTGATTGAGGGCATGCTGTTGGGCTTTATAGGGGCCATAATCGCCGTTCTTTGCGTAGGTGAGTTTTATCATTTCATTTCGATGGAAGTATCCGAATCATTGGCATTCTTTCCATTAGTACCGATGTTCCCATTTTTCTATGATGTAGCACTATATATTTTAGGTGGCGGCATCGTAGTCGGTGCTATCGGCAGTACTATTTCTTTAAAACAATATATGAAGGTGTAA
- a CDS encoding murein hydrolase activator EnvC family protein translates to MKYYMFKSRLVATLLTGIVVLGTPLYIAAEDEDLTNQLDAIQQQVNQQNAIKTDAESIIVSVSEQLRQIEVQLRQAQHDLETIQQQRVAVENDITVNEKLLAEAQKRLKGREAVFYKRVRDIYINGRLSYIDVVIGSKDFNDFANRLEILKRIIDSDINLINEIKKERAEIEARKQALEQSRAKLVELEKAVVAKQAEIEQKKQERAVVLEKAKTDQATAMKAIEELNASSAQITALLKQRQAERAAARAAAAQQASSSGYTWVQGTGQLGWPVSGEITSPYGYRTHPIWGTTIYHSGIDIGVDEGTPVHAADGGTVVWSGWMGGYGYAVVIDHGNGMSTLYGHNSDLAVFEGQDVGKGQVIAYAGSTGNSTGPHVHFEVRISGDPVDPMGYL, encoded by the coding sequence ATGAAATATTACATGTTTAAGTCACGTCTTGTAGCGACGCTTTTAACAGGTATAGTCGTATTGGGAACACCTCTATACATAGCGGCGGAAGATGAGGATTTAACAAATCAGCTAGATGCCATTCAACAACAGGTAAATCAACAGAATGCAATTAAGACAGATGCGGAAAGTATTATTGTCAGCGTATCTGAACAATTGCGACAAATTGAAGTACAGTTGCGGCAGGCACAACATGATTTGGAAACAATCCAACAGCAACGAGTTGCCGTTGAAAATGATATTACTGTCAATGAAAAGTTATTGGCGGAAGCTCAAAAACGATTAAAGGGTCGTGAGGCCGTTTTCTATAAACGGGTAAGAGATATTTATATCAACGGGCGTCTCAGTTATATTGATGTGGTTATCGGCTCAAAGGATTTTAATGACTTTGCGAATCGTTTGGAAATTTTAAAACGCATCATTGATTCCGATATAAATCTCATCAATGAAATCAAAAAGGAACGCGCTGAAATTGAAGCTCGTAAGCAAGCGTTGGAACAATCCAGGGCAAAACTTGTAGAATTAGAAAAGGCAGTTGTCGCGAAACAAGCTGAAATTGAACAGAAAAAGCAAGAACGAGCCGTCGTATTAGAGAAGGCTAAAACTGATCAGGCGACAGCTATGAAGGCGATTGAAGAGTTAAATGCATCCTCAGCGCAGATTACAGCACTCTTGAAACAGCGTCAGGCGGAACGGGCGGCAGCCCGAGCTGCCGCGGCACAGCAGGCTTCATCATCAGGATATACCTGGGTGCAAGGGACAGGACAATTAGGTTGGCCTGTAAGTGGTGAGATTACTTCGCCTTATGGCTATCGTACACATCCGATCTGGGGAACCACGATTTATCATTCCGGTATCGATATCGGGGTTGATGAAGGTACTCCTGTTCATGCGGCTGATGGCGGTACTGTTGTTTGGTCCGGTTGGATGGGCGGTTATGGTTATGCCGTAGTTATCGATCATGGTAATGGTATGTCGACTTTATACGGTCATAATTCTGATTTAGCCGTTTTTGAAGGACAGGATGTTGGAAAAGGGCAAGTTATTGCCTATGCAGGTAGTACCGGTAACAGTACCGGCCCACACGTGCATTTTGAAGTTCGTATAAGCGGGGATCCTGTGGATCCAATGGGATATTTATAA
- a CDS encoding S41 family peptidase, which produces MKFDTRTVLWSLLRYIGAGIVIMWLTFWYLSGSFFGLPRLFVAYYAASQVFMTPMDKSTLYDGMLKGLVDSLGDPHSVYLNADEYSNIKQQTSATYAGVGMVLGIDEQGLYAVSVMEDQPAAKAGVKTGDHILTIDGQSTKDVPIDQASGLIRGEPGTVVALDVERNGERLHFDITRESIVLPTVKSKMLTPTIGYIRVSQFAEYTADDFETQYKELQSQGMKALVLDLRDNPGGLLSTAEKLSNYIMPPGTLVTVQDRSGKLATYKSDGSETTIPLVVLVNKGSASASEIIAGAIQDRKLGTILGTNTYGKGTVQSVYPSFDNEGIKVTIAKYHTPNDRVIDGIGISPDVELDLPKGVSPTSTLEDIQIQKAVELLQ; this is translated from the coding sequence ATGAAATTTGATACACGGACGGTACTTTGGTCCTTATTGAGATATATAGGGGCCGGTATCGTCATCATGTGGCTTACCTTCTGGTACCTATCAGGTTCTTTTTTCGGGTTGCCGCGATTATTTGTTGCTTATTATGCAGCCAGTCAAGTCTTTATGACGCCTATGGATAAGTCTACATTGTATGACGGAATGCTAAAGGGGCTGGTGGATTCTTTAGGGGATCCTCACAGCGTATATTTAAATGCGGATGAATATAGTAATATAAAACAACAGACTTCCGCTACATATGCCGGTGTCGGTATGGTTTTAGGTATTGACGAACAAGGGTTATATGCGGTCAGCGTCATGGAGGATCAACCGGCCGCTAAAGCCGGAGTTAAAACTGGTGATCATATTTTAACCATTGATGGTCAATCTACCAAAGATGTTCCTATTGATCAGGCCTCCGGACTTATCAGAGGGGAACCCGGAACAGTAGTAGCACTTGATGTGGAACGAAATGGGGAAAGGCTTCATTTTGACATCACTCGGGAGTCTATTGTTTTACCTACTGTAAAAAGTAAAATGCTTACACCTACAATCGGCTACATTCGAGTAAGCCAATTTGCAGAATATACGGCTGACGATTTCGAAACTCAATATAAGGAATTGCAGTCCCAAGGCATGAAAGCATTAGTTCTTGATTTACGGGATAACCCGGGCGGATTACTTTCTACAGCAGAAAAGCTGTCCAATTATATTATGCCTCCGGGAACACTCGTAACTGTTCAAGATCGTTCCGGTAAATTGGCTACTTATAAATCAGACGGTTCTGAAACGACAATTCCATTAGTTGTTTTAGTCAATAAGGGATCCGCCAGTGCATCTGAAATCATTGCGGGTGCTATTCAGGATCGTAAGTTGGGAACGATTTTGGGGACTAACACATATGGTAAAGGAACGGTACAGTCCGTATACCCAAGCTTTGATAATGAAGGTATCAAGGTGACTATAGCCAAGTATCATACGCCGAATGATCGTGTTATTGACGGTATCGGCATTAGTCCTGATGTAGAGTTGGATTTACCGAAGGGGGTATCTCCAACGAGCACATTAGAAGATATTCAAATTCAAAAAGCAGTGGAACTGTTACAATAA
- the obgE gene encoding GTPase ObgE, whose protein sequence is MFIDRARVFVKAGDGGDGMSSFRREKYVPNGGPSGGDGGKGADVIFKADKNINTLVDFRYKRQFKAPAGGNGESSNKHGRGAEPLIIPVPLGTVIKEEESGRIFCDLINDGDMYIIAKGGRGGRGNARFQTSSNRAPTFAEKGEPGEEFWLQLELKVLADVGLLGYPSVGKSSILRKVSKAQPEVAAYHFTTLTPVLGVVTLSGERSFVLADIPGLIEGASEGVGLGHNFLRHIERTNILIHVLDVSGIEGRDPKADFDAINEELRKYSEKLANKKQIVALNKIDLVFDDTTISDTKKYFEDKGYEVFLINALSGDGLVELMERAYYYVENYAPEPEATDDTVMYEAKPDVEFVITRGDDAAFYITGKRIERLVAMTNLSDDQSLRRFQRIWRFMELDAKLKEKGCKDGDEVVIGDQRFTFRE, encoded by the coding sequence ATGTTTATAGATCGAGCCCGTGTATTTGTGAAAGCCGGTGACGGCGGTGACGGCATGTCCAGTTTCCGTCGTGAAAAATACGTTCCTAATGGTGGACCCAGCGGCGGTGACGGCGGTAAAGGGGCAGATGTCATCTTTAAAGCCGATAAAAATATTAATACTCTCGTCGATTTCCGATATAAGCGGCAATTTAAAGCCCCTGCGGGCGGCAATGGTGAAAGCTCCAATAAACACGGTCGCGGGGCGGAACCGCTTATCATTCCCGTACCTTTAGGTACAGTGATAAAAGAAGAAGAGTCGGGACGAATTTTTTGTGATCTCATCAATGATGGGGATATGTACATCATTGCTAAGGGTGGTCGTGGAGGTCGCGGTAATGCACGATTCCAGACCAGTTCCAATCGCGCACCGACATTTGCGGAAAAGGGCGAGCCCGGTGAAGAATTCTGGTTGCAATTGGAATTGAAGGTTCTTGCTGATGTGGGCTTACTGGGGTATCCGAGCGTGGGTAAATCTAGTATTCTCCGAAAGGTATCTAAAGCACAGCCGGAGGTGGCGGCCTATCATTTTACCACATTAACACCGGTTCTCGGTGTAGTGACACTTTCCGGTGAACGTAGCTTTGTATTGGCCGATATTCCGGGACTCATAGAGGGGGCCAGTGAAGGTGTGGGGCTAGGTCATAATTTTCTGCGCCATATCGAACGTACCAATATTTTGATTCATGTATTGGATGTATCCGGTATCGAGGGGCGTGATCCGAAGGCTGATTTTGATGCTATTAATGAGGAGTTGCGTAAATATTCTGAGAAATTGGCGAATAAGAAGCAAATCGTTGCATTGAATAAAATCGACCTGGTCTTTGATGACACTACGATTTCTGATACGAAGAAATATTTTGAAGATAAGGGATATGAGGTGTTCCTCATCAATGCTCTCAGCGGTGACGGTTTAGTTGAACTTATGGAGCGGGCATACTATTACGTGGAAAATTATGCACCGGAACCTGAGGCTACTGACGATACGGTGATGTATGAGGCGAAACCAGATGTGGAATTTGTAATTACTCGCGGTGATGATGCAGCTTTCTATATAACCGGTAAACGAATTGAACGATTGGTAGCTATGACAAATCTGAGTGACGATCAATCGCTTCGCAGATTTCAACGCATTTGGCGCTTTATGGAATTAGATGCTAAATTGAAGGAAAAAGGTTGTAAAGACGGTGACGAAGTTGTTATCGGCGATCAACGCTTTACATTCCGAGAGTAG
- the yhbY gene encoding ribosome assembly RNA-binding protein YhbY gives MTGKQKRYLRSLAATMAPVVQIGKNGLEDSVIDSARAALMARELIKVKLHNNSPEEKTIFQELADMLGAELVQVIGFNGVLYKAKKEPKIILPK, from the coding sequence ATGACAGGAAAACAAAAACGGTATTTACGTTCTTTGGCGGCGACAATGGCACCGGTCGTACAAATCGGTAAAAACGGTTTGGAAGATAGTGTGATTGACAGTGCACGTGCGGCATTGATGGCACGAGAACTCATCAAAGTCAAGTTACATAACAACAGCCCTGAGGAGAAGACGATTTTTCAAGAGTTAGCGGATATGTTGGGCGCAGAACTTGTACAAGTCATCGGATTCAACGGCGTTTTATATAAGGCGAAAAAGGAACCGAAGATTATTTTACCGAAGTAA
- the proB gene encoding glutamate 5-kinase has protein sequence MRSAIVKAKRIVVKVGSSTLCYANGHLNLERIEKLVRQLSDLANQGKEVILVSSGATGAGLAPLGFKEKPRDLVLKQAAAAVGQGVLIHMYERMFREYGRTVAQILLTKEDSTGRHSYLNLRNTLHTLLQLNVIPIINENDVVAIEEYKIGDNDTLSATVAGIVDADLLIILSDIEGLYTENPTIHPDATLIETVSEITDDTFAIAGGAGSDMGTGGMYTKIKAAHMATNSGVPMVITSGEVEDSIRRVCKGEQIGTLFEARDSSLSGKHHWLAFGKRLKGAIVVDDGCARAILDQGASILPAGIISVEGEFEPGDTISIYYREKEIGRGLTNYGTADMKAIKGHNSNDIANILGINTTYDEAVHRNNLVLLH, from the coding sequence ATGCGTAGCGCTATCGTAAAGGCAAAGCGAATCGTAGTAAAGGTAGGCAGTAGTACTCTTTGCTATGCCAATGGACATTTAAATTTAGAGCGTATTGAAAAGTTGGTACGTCAATTGTCTGACTTGGCTAATCAGGGGAAGGAAGTTATTCTCGTATCCTCCGGTGCTACCGGTGCGGGGTTGGCACCTCTAGGATTTAAAGAAAAACCGCGTGATCTCGTATTAAAACAGGCGGCGGCCGCCGTGGGTCAGGGCGTTCTGATTCATATGTACGAGCGCATGTTTCGTGAATATGGACGTACGGTAGCGCAAATTTTGCTGACGAAAGAGGATAGCACAGGTCGTCACAGTTACCTGAATTTACGCAATACACTGCATACTTTGCTACAACTCAATGTCATTCCTATTATTAATGAAAATGATGTGGTCGCCATTGAGGAATATAAAATAGGTGATAACGATACCTTATCGGCTACGGTAGCCGGTATTGTCGATGCTGACTTACTTATTATTTTGTCGGATATAGAAGGCCTTTATACGGAAAATCCGACAATACATCCGGATGCTACATTGATTGAAACCGTATCGGAAATTACAGATGACACCTTTGCTATTGCCGGCGGTGCCGGATCTGATATGGGAACAGGCGGCATGTATACAAAGATTAAGGCGGCTCATATGGCGACGAATTCCGGAGTTCCTATGGTAATCACTTCCGGTGAGGTAGAAGATTCTATACGTCGTGTCTGCAAAGGTGAACAGATCGGGACTCTTTTTGAGGCACGTGACAGCAGTTTATCCGGTAAACATCATTGGCTTGCTTTTGGAAAACGATTAAAAGGCGCTATTGTTGTTGATGACGGTTGTGCTCGCGCTATACTTGATCAAGGCGCCAGCATATTGCCGGCCGGAATCATATCCGTAGAGGGAGAATTTGAACCGGGGGACACGATTTCTATTTATTATCGAGAAAAGGAAATCGGGCGCGGTCTCACGAATTACGGTACAGCGGATATGAAGGCTATTAAAGGTCATAATTCTAATGATATTGCAAATATCTTAGGCATAAATACGACCTATGATGAAGCTGTACATAGAAACAATTTAGTCTTATTACATTAG
- a CDS encoding glutamate-5-semialdehyde dehydrogenase: MNQYEELCVDMGQRAKEASYELAQIDQDSLDRALLAIADSLEAHIDEVMAANARDLDQAVHYDVPQTMMDRLTLTPERIAQMALGIRQVAELKSPVGTLLETITRPNGLRIEKRAVPFGVIGIIFEARPNVTVDAGVLCLKTSNATILRGGKEAFNTNQVIVNLMRNTLETQGITPDAVQLVEVLDRDMVGTLLEQRQYIDVIIPRGGVGLIRRVVNESKIPVIETGSGICHTFVDEYADLDMAVQIAVNAKVQRPSVCNAMETLLVHKAVADEFLPRLQDALESYKVRIHGDQDVAKYMNNTIPLEDISFSTEYNDLDLNVRIVDSLAEAIDHINQYTTHHSEAIITDEPMRATVFMNLVDCSTVYHNASTRFTDGFEFGFGAEIGISTQKLHARGPMGLQALTSYKYFVFGEGQVRS; encoded by the coding sequence ATGAATCAATATGAAGAACTATGTGTCGATATGGGACAACGTGCTAAAGAAGCTTCTTATGAACTGGCTCAAATTGATCAGGATTCTTTGGATCGCGCGTTATTAGCCATTGCCGATTCTCTGGAAGCTCATATCGATGAGGTCATGGCGGCTAATGCCAGGGATCTTGACCAAGCCGTTCATTACGATGTGCCGCAAACGATGATGGATCGATTAACATTGACGCCGGAGAGAATAGCTCAGATGGCATTAGGTATCCGCCAGGTAGCTGAACTGAAAAGCCCTGTAGGGACACTACTGGAAACGATTACGAGGCCTAACGGTTTACGCATTGAAAAACGTGCTGTTCCATTTGGTGTTATCGGTATTATATTTGAAGCGCGTCCCAATGTGACTGTTGATGCCGGTGTACTCTGCTTAAAGACTTCGAATGCGACCATCTTACGGGGCGGTAAAGAAGCATTTAATACGAATCAGGTTATCGTAAACCTTATGAGAAATACATTGGAAACTCAAGGAATTACACCGGATGCGGTGCAACTGGTTGAAGTCCTTGATCGCGATATGGTGGGCACTTTATTGGAGCAAAGACAATATATCGATGTTATCATTCCTCGTGGTGGTGTAGGACTTATTCGTCGCGTTGTCAATGAAAGTAAGATTCCTGTTATTGAAACGGGTAGCGGTATATGTCACACCTTTGTTGATGAATATGCCGATCTCGACATGGCTGTACAAATTGCTGTTAATGCCAAGGTACAACGTCCATCCGTCTGTAATGCCATGGAAACCCTGCTGGTACATAAAGCGGTGGCCGATGAATTCTTGCCTCGCTTACAGGATGCACTTGAATCCTATAAGGTGCGTATCCATGGTGACCAAGATGTGGCAAAATATATGAATAACACGATTCCTCTTGAAGATATATCGTTCAGTACGGAATATAACGATTTAGATTTAAATGTGCGCATAGTCGATTCTTTAGCTGAAGCCATAGATCACATCAATCAGTATACGACGCATCACTCTGAAGCGATTATTACAGACGAGCCGATGCGTGCTACCGTATTTATGAATCTCGTGGACTGCTCTACCGTATATCATAATGCGTCCACGCGTTTTACGGACGGCTTTGAGTTCGGCTTCGGTGCGGAAATCGGCATCAGCACACAGAAATTACATGCTCGTGGACCGATGGGATTACAGGCTCTCACCTCCTATAAGTATTTTGTGTTTGGAGAAGGTCAAGTACGGTCGTGA
- the nadD gene encoding nicotinate-nucleotide adenylyltransferase, protein MVEKRKIGIIGGTFNPIHLGHLMIAEVACESFGLEKVIFVPARIPPHKQHDVIDSRHRYAMTAAAVMDNPNFEISDVEMHRDGPSYTVDTIHYFKNLYGPNVEFYFIAGTDTICALPTWKYIDELLEQVHFIGATRPDGSADIDAALDALGPIARDKIHLMEVPEMRLSATYLRERLRERKTVRYMLPKCVVDYIEDNHIYEKD, encoded by the coding sequence ATGGTAGAAAAAAGAAAGATAGGTATTATCGGAGGGACCTTTAATCCAATTCATTTGGGGCACCTCATGATTGCCGAGGTGGCCTGTGAAAGCTTCGGCCTGGAAAAGGTTATCTTTGTTCCTGCCCGTATTCCGCCGCATAAGCAACATGATGTTATCGACAGTCGACATCGCTACGCTATGACAGCCGCTGCGGTTATGGACAACCCTAATTTTGAAATATCCGATGTGGAAATGCATCGTGACGGGCCGTCTTATACGGTAGATACGATTCATTATTTCAAGAATCTGTATGGACCGAATGTGGAATTTTATTTTATCGCCGGAACGGATACGATTTGTGCATTGCCGACATGGAAATATATCGATGAGTTACTTGAGCAGGTTCATTTTATCGGAGCTACAAGGCCGGATGGATCCGCGGATATAGATGCCGCCTTAGACGCTTTAGGACCGATAGCAAGAGACAAGATACATCTCATGGAGGTCCCTGAAATGAGATTGTCCGCTACATATTTGCGGGAGCGCTTGCGTGAGAGAAAGACCGTTCGCTATATGCTGCCTAAATGCGTAGTTGATTATATTGAAGACAATCATATTTATGAGAAGGATTGA